In Elephas maximus indicus isolate mEleMax1 chromosome 7, mEleMax1 primary haplotype, whole genome shotgun sequence, the following proteins share a genomic window:
- the LOC126080422 gene encoding olfactory receptor 5AL1-like, which translates to MAKGNYSAVTEFILLGLTDNPELQVILFSVFLGIYLVTAVGNLGLIVIIQISPQLQTPMYFFLCHLAFVDFYGTSSITPNTLVNFVREIKSMSFYACATQVCCFITFSVWELLLLSIMAYDRYVAICNPLLYVVLMPRKLCIQMATSTYIYGFTVGVVQAVATFHMSFCDSNVINQFYCDDVPLIALACSDTRVKELMLLIIAGFNVFCSLIIVLISYVFILFAILRIHSAEGRQKAFSTCASHLFSITMYYGTLMFMYLQPKSSHSLDKDKFASVFYVVVIPMLNPLIYSLRNQEVKNALKRIIEKMYFNDQ; encoded by the coding sequence ATGGCCAAAGGCAATTATTCAGCAGTAACTGAGTTCATCCTCTTGGGACTCACAGACAATCCAGAGCTTCAAGTCATTCTCTTTAGTGTCTTCCTAGGGATTTACTTAGTTACTGCTGTGGGTAATCTTGGTTTGATTGTGATAATTCAAATCAGTCCTCAGCTTCAGacacccatgtatttttttctctgtcatctggcttttgttgatttttatggTACCTCCTCTATCACCCCAAACACCCTGGTGAACTTTGTGCGTGAAATTAAAAGTATGTCATTTTATGCATGTGCAACTCAGGTGTGTTGTTTTATCACGTTCTCAGTTTGGGAATTATTACTGCTGTCTATCATGGCATATGATCggtatgtggccatctgcaaccCTTTACTCTATGTAGTTCTCATGCCAAGGAAACTCTGCATTCAAATGGCCACTAGCACATATATTTATGGATTCACTGTGGGAGTTGTACAGGCAGTGGCTACATTCCACATGTCTTTCTGTGACTCTAATGTGATCAACCAGTTCTACTGTGATGATGTTCCATTGATTGCTCTAGCTTGTTCTGATACACGTGTCAAAGAGCTGATGCTGTTAATTATTGCTGGATTCAATGTGTTTTGCTCCCTTATCATTGTTCTCATCTCGTatgtcttcattctctttgccATCCTGAGGATCCACTCTGCTGAaggaagacagaaagccttctctacCTGTGCTTCTCATCTATTTTCTATTACTATGTACTATGGAACCTTAATGTTCATGTACCTACAGCCCAAGTCAAGCCATTCACTGGATAAAGACAAATTTGCCTCAGTGTTCTATGTAGTGGTGATCCCCATGTTAAACCCACTGATCTATAGTTTGAGGAATCAGGAGGTAAAAAATGCCCTGAAGAGAAttattgaaaaaatgtattttaatgatCAATAG
- the LOC126079346 gene encoding olfactory receptor 8U9: protein MAQINCTQVSEFILAGLTDHQELKMLLFVVFLSIYLFTVVGNLGLILVIRTDARFNTPMYFFLSHLAFVDFCYSSVITPKMLGNFLYQQNVISFNACAAQLGCFLAFMTAECLLLASMAYDRYVAICSPLLYMVVMSPRICLQLVAAPYSYSFLVALFHTILTFRLSYCHANIINHFYCDDMPLLRLTCSDTHSKQLWIFACAGIMFISSLLTVFVSYMYIITAILKMRSSEGRHKAFSTCGSHMLAVTIFYGTLIFMYLQPSSNHSLDTDKMASVFYTVIIPMLNPLIYSLRNKEVKDALKKTVINKNQAFLSMKLKK from the coding sequence ATGGCTCAGATAAATTGTACCCAGGTGTCAGAGTTTATTCTTGCGGGCCTCACAGATCACCAGGAGTTGAAGATGCTcctctttgtggtatttttatcCATCTACCTTTTCACAGTAGTAGGCAACCTGGGTTTAATTCTTGTCATTAGAACAGATGCAAGATTCAACACACCAATGTACTTCTTTCTTAGCCACCTGGCTTTTGTTGATTTCTGTTACTCTTCTGTCATCACACCCAAAATGCTTGGAAATTTCTTGTACCAACAAAATGTCATCTCCTTCAATGCATGTGCTGCTCAATTAGGTTGCTTTCTGGCTTTCATGACAGCTGAGTGCTTGCTACTGGCCTCCATGGCCTATGATCGATACGTGGCCATTTGTAGCCCACTACTGTATATGGTTGTAATGTCCCCAAGAATCTGCCTTCAGCTTGTAGCTGCCCCCTATAGCTATAGCTTCTTGGTTGCACTGTTTCATACCATCCTCACCTTCCGTCTCTCCTATTGCCATGCTAACATCATCAATCATTTCTATTGTGATGACATGCCTCTCCTCAGGCTGACTTGCTCAGACACTCACTCCAAACAGCTGTGGATCTTTGCCTGTGCGGGTATCATGTTCATTTCCTCTCTTCTGACTGTCTTTGTCTCCTACATGTACATCATTACTGCCATTCTGAAGATGCGTTCCTCCGAAGGAAGGCACAAGGCCTTCTCTACATGTGGTTCCCATATGCTGGCCGTCACTATTTTCTATGGAACCCTGATCTTTATGTATTTACAGCCCAGCTCAAACCATTCTCTTGACACAGACAAGATGGCCTCTGTCTTCTACACAGTGATCATTCCCATGTTGAACCCCTTGATCTATAGCCTCCGGAACAAAGAGGTGAAGGATGCTCTGAAGAAAACTGTCATCAATAAAAACCAGGCCTTTCTGTCCATGAAATTAAAAAAGTga
- the LOC126079345 gene encoding olfactory receptor 8U1-like encodes MAQINCTQVTEFILVGLTDHQELKMPLFMVFLSIYLFTVVGNLGLILVIRADARLNTPMYFFLSHLAFVDFCYTSVITPKMLGNFLYQQNLISFNACAAQLGCFLTLMVSECLLLASMAYDRHVAISNPLLYMITMSPGTCLQLVAVPYSYSFLMALCHTILTFRLSYCHSNIINHFYCDDMPLLRLTCSDTHTKQLWILVCAGITFISSSLIVFVSYMFIISAILKMHSAEGRRKAFSTCSSHMLAVTIFYGTLTFMYLQPSSKHSLDTDKMASVFYTVIIPMLNPLIYSLRNKDVKDALKNVTINRNQALVFTRLRK; translated from the coding sequence ATGGCTCAGATAAATTGCACCCAGGTGACAGAGTTTATTCTTGTGGGCCTCACAGATCACCAGGAGTTGAAGATGCCCCTCTTTATGGTATTCTTATCCATCTACCTTTTCACAGTAGTAGGCAACCTGGGATTGATCCTAGTCATTAGAGCAGATGCAAGACTCAACACACCAATGTACTTCTTTCTTAGCCATCTGGCTTTTGTCGATTTCTGTTACACTTCTGTCATCACACCCAAAATGCTTGGAAATTTCTTGTACCAACAAAATCTCATCTCCTTCAATGCATGTGCTGCTCAGTTAGGCTGCTTCCTTACACTCATGGTATCAGAATGCTTGCTACTGGCCTCCATGGCCTATGATCGACACGTGGCCATTAGTAACCCTCTCCTGTATATGATCACAATGTCCCCAGGAACCTGCCTTCAGCTGGTAGCTGTCCCCTATAGCTATAGCTTCCTGATGGCCCTGTGTCATACCATCCTCACCTTTCGTCTCTCCTATTGCCATTCCAATATTATCAATCATTTCTACTGTGATGACATGCCTCTCCTCAGGCTGACTTGCTCAGACACTCACACCAAACAACTATGGATTTTGGTCTGTGCTGGTATTACGTTTATTTCCTCTTCACTGATCGTCTTTGTCTCCTACATGTTCATCATTTCTGCCATCCTGAAGATGCACTCAGCTGAGGGCAGGCGCAAAGCCTTCTCCACATGCAGTTCCCACATGTTGGCAGTAACCATATTCTATGGGACTCTGACCTTTATGTACCTACAACCAAGCTCAAAACATTCTCTTGATACAGACAAGATGGCCTCTGTCTTCTACACAGTAATCATTCCAATGTTGAACCCCTTGATCTACAGCCTCCGAAACAAGGATGTGAAAGATGCCCTAAAGAATGTCACCATTAATAGAAACCAGGCACTTGTATTCACGAGATTAAGAAAATAA